One stretch of Leptospira bourretii DNA includes these proteins:
- a CDS encoding glycogen/starch synthase, with translation MKILHASAEYFPYIKMGGLADMLASLTKEQAKSEEVYVALPLIGKLGKSPQYTGKEYPALLPRDRQTDSLVVSVLKTSRFLEAEEGGVKLYFFESELFQPLDSIYGHAEEHFRFAMFSYACYCLSQILNVDIFHAHDWHTALSLALQKDSVKQIPSVFTIHNLAYQGDHPYWMTGFLKEEPFRLITSPFEHNDKCNYMKAGILSAGKITTVSPGYREETMSEPNGFGLSYCLRQRESDYTGILNGIDSEEWNPEKDKKIFKTYSSKDWKEGKLKNKEGLYKEIGRPFLPTDTPLIGLIGRLTYQKGFPNFLQAFLSRRHLPHRYVVLGSGDPETEKSFFHLSDTFPDVFYFYKGYNESLAHKIEAASDFFLMPSLFEPCGLNQMYSHVYGTIPIVSRVGGLRDTVEESNLLPYKTGIVFEPNDASSLGYALERAKDLYQSTDRYIVVENIMNLNWSWEKRKKEYQSVYTKAIELKI, from the coding sequence ATGAAGATTCTCCACGCATCTGCAGAATATTTTCCTTACATCAAGATGGGCGGGCTTGCCGACATGCTTGCTTCCCTCACCAAAGAACAGGCGAAGTCGGAAGAAGTTTATGTCGCATTGCCTCTCATTGGCAAATTAGGAAAGTCACCCCAATATACAGGAAAAGAGTATCCGGCCCTTCTTCCCAGAGATAGGCAAACGGACTCTCTGGTGGTTTCTGTTCTAAAGACCTCTCGGTTTTTGGAAGCAGAGGAAGGAGGAGTGAAGTTATATTTTTTCGAATCAGAATTATTCCAACCTTTGGATTCCATCTATGGACATGCCGAGGAACATTTTCGGTTTGCTATGTTTTCATACGCCTGTTATTGCTTAAGCCAAATTTTAAATGTAGATATATTCCATGCCCATGATTGGCATACGGCCCTGTCTCTTGCTTTACAAAAAGATTCCGTAAAACAAATTCCAAGCGTTTTCACCATTCATAATTTGGCTTACCAAGGAGATCATCCCTATTGGATGACTGGTTTTTTAAAAGAGGAACCATTTCGTCTGATCACAAGTCCCTTTGAACACAATGACAAATGCAATTATATGAAAGCCGGGATTTTATCTGCAGGAAAAATCACAACCGTAAGTCCTGGATACAGAGAAGAAACAATGTCGGAACCAAATGGATTTGGACTCAGTTATTGTTTGAGACAAAGAGAAAGTGACTATACTGGGATTTTGAATGGAATTGATTCGGAGGAATGGAATCCAGAAAAAGACAAAAAAATTTTCAAAACTTATTCCTCTAAAGATTGGAAGGAAGGAAAATTAAAAAACAAAGAAGGGTTATATAAAGAAATAGGAAGACCTTTTCTTCCTACAGATACCCCTTTGATTGGTCTGATTGGAAGACTCACTTATCAAAAAGGATTTCCTAACTTTTTACAAGCCTTTTTATCAAGGCGCCACCTTCCTCACCGTTATGTGGTCCTTGGTTCAGGAGACCCAGAAACAGAAAAATCTTTTTTTCATTTATCGGATACCTTTCCAGATGTATTTTATTTTTACAAAGGATACAACGAAAGTTTAGCTCATAAAATCGAAGCAGCCAGTGATTTTTTTCTAATGCCTTCTCTCTTTGAACCATGCGGTCTAAACCAAATGTACAGTCATGTTTATGGAACCATTCCCATTGTATCTCGTGTGGGTGGATTACGGGATACTGTGGAAGAATCCAACCTTTTGCCATACAAAACAGGAATTGTCTTTGAACCGAATGACGCGAGTTCGTTGGGCTATGCATTAGAACGGGCCAAAGATCTATACCAATCTACAGATCGATATATTGTAGTGGAAAATATTATGAATTTGAATTGGAGTTGGGAAAAAAGAAAAAAAGAATACCAGTCAGTCTACACAAAAGCAATTGAATTAAAAATTTAG